A DNA window from Hordeum vulgare subsp. vulgare chromosome 1H, MorexV3_pseudomolecules_assembly, whole genome shotgun sequence contains the following coding sequences:
- the LOC123408201 gene encoding diacylglycerol kinase 7-like, protein MDAQVAYGFHHLRDEKPYLAQGPVANKLIYAGYSCTQGWFCTPCIASPQLRGLRNILRLYIKRANCSEWEQIQMPSRQVIEFCHSRKRYLDVYDPWDVRKSSS, encoded by the exons ATGGATGCCCAAGTCGCATATGGCTTCCATCATCTACGAGATGAAAAGCCATATCTTGCTCAAGGACCAGTTGCAAATAAG TTGATTTATGCTGGATATAGCTGCACGCAGGGATGGTTCTGTACCCCTTGTATAGCAAGTCCTCAGCTAAG AGGACTTCGGAATATTTTGCGGCTTTACATTAAAAGGGCCAATTGTTCTGAATGGGAGCAAATTCAAATGCCTTCAAGGCAAGTCATAGAATTCTGTCACAGTCGGAAAAGATATTTAGATGTATATGACCCTTGGGATGTCAGAAAATCGAGTAGCTGA